CGTCGAGGTAGCCCACGATCGCGTCGCGAGGTACGTGGCCTTCCGGTTCCGATCCGGAATACGGGCTCCCCGGGAGTGCCAACGTCCAGTTCGGTGTGACAAGGGTGAAGCTGTCCCACCGGTCCCGCCATGCTTGGCCGGGCTTCGCCCGCTCGAGCACGACATGGTCGACGCCCAGCGCCTCCAGTTCATGGCTGACGGAAAGACCGGCCTGTCCTGCACCAATCACGATGGCGGACATGACCAGATGATAGATCGGCGACGTAGGGGCGCGAAAGCTGCGACCGCCCTTTTACTTGCTGTTAGAGAGGGCCAAAATCCGCGGAATCATGGGCCGACCGACTCAACGAGCGGGTTCTTGCGTAGAGCGGAGATAGCTTGTGGACCGACCGGCACCCTGGCCCGCCGGGGTTGGGTCTATACTGAATTGAGTATAACGTGAGGAGGTGATCGGCATGGCATTCGCGGATCTCATTCGCGCTGCGCGTTCAGCGGCCGGATATAGCCAGGCGGAGATCGCCGACCGAGCGGACACGTACCAACCGATCGTCTCTGGTGTGGAACGCGGCAAGCGAGACACTGGGGTCGCCTCCGCAGCGCACCTCGCCCGCGCTGCCCAGCACCGCCTACTTCTCATTCCAACCACACATCCGAGCGCCGTGGAGACCGCGGCGAGAATCGCGGACGCCCTCGAGGAAGACAGCAGAGACGGCGCGTTCCGGGCGCTTCTCGACCTCTCCGATGGGCTAGCCAAGGAAGCTCCCTTGGTCGTCGCCGCGCTCGTCGTCGCCCAGCCGCGAAGCACTGGCAGCCGAGAGTGGGACGCCGCGCTGTCCGGAGCTGTTGCCTATCGACTTCGTCAGGCGGGCCTCCCCGCCGCCAGTTGGACCAAGCAAGCAATTACCGATGACCGTGAGCTACGAGCCCCGCACCTGCACCCGCTGGATGATGCGCCAAACGTCTCCCGTGTCCCGCCCGAGTTCCTGGAGCGCGGCATCCTGATCGAGGAGGGAACGCTGGCAAGTGTCTGATCAAACTCCGGGGCTCGACCGCGAGTCACTCATTTCCGGACTGAACGATCTCATCGAGCGAATACGGGCCGCGGAGATCGGGCCCGTTCGGATCAGTATCGTCGGCGGCGCCGCTCTCGCGCTCTCCCATGTGGACCGCCGACGAACGGTCGACGTCGACGCGCGATTAGACCCGCACGATGCACTCGTTCGTATCGCAGAGCGGATAGCAGTCGAGCGGGATTGGCCTGCAGACTGGCTGAACTCGAATGCCTCCCAGTTCTTCCCCGACTGGGGCAAGTCCGTGGACTGGAGACCGCTTTACGACCGCGACGACATCCGCGTCGAGGTGGCGCCGGCGGACGCACTCCTCGCCATGAAACTCCGCGCCGCGATGAGCCGGCCCCGGACGCGACACCGCCGACATCGTCAGCCTCGTCGCCGAGCTTGACATCGAAAGCGCCGACGACGCCGAATCCATCTTCGCGGCCTACTATCCTGGCGACGCGCTGAACGACCGTGTCTACGCGCTCGTGGAACGCGCCGTGGCCCACCGCTCAGAGTTCCGGACCACGGCACTACCGGACGTGCGCCTGAGCCCCGGGCCAGACTGACTGCAACGCGCACGCGCTAATGAACAGTTTTCCTGGGGTGCCAGCGCGCTCGCGATTCTTCGCGCTGAAGGGCTCCTCCTTGCCATACTCATCAACATGGGCGATCTTGGCGCGTTCTTCTCGACGTTCGAGGCGAAGGACTGGGTTACTAGCGGGCTGGCGGTTGTTGCAATCCTTGTCTCAGTCATAAGCACGTTCTTTACTCTTCGGCACAATCGGTTGTACTTCCCGAGGCCGCTATTCGTCGGGCTCGTCTATGTACGCGAACCGTTCAGGGACGGAGATAAGCCGATGACCGTCCGGCAAATAAGCAACCGCGGCAACGGCGACGCGCACGATGTCACGGTCTCCCTATTCCATCGGGGCAACCCCGGGGTGCGGCTGCCACTCGACCACGTTGACGTCCTGAAGGCCGGTGAGCCGATGGCAGAGGCGATGTCGGGCGTGACGAAAAACACTCCGATCGAGCGCTACATGGTCACGTGGCGTCAGCCGCCTCGAATGTCGAAGTTGAACACGCTGGTCCTCAAGGTGAAGCTTCCGAAGAAGGCCGTGGACGGCTGAGCGGGGGTCAGGTCGCGAATTTCGTTTCTCCCATTTCGTCGTCGTCCTTCGCCAAAGAATCGGCAATCTCGGTGAGCTGCCTCCTCGAAGAAGTCGTCTCAGTTGCTATCGTCTTTAGCGAATCCGCGATCGTCTTCATTCGCCCGGGCATCGACGAGCTCGATTCGGAGGTTGTCTGGAGCCCCATCCAATCAGCATCCAGCGCGGTGACTTCTTTGTAGCGGAACCACCAAAACGCCTTGTAGGTGATGGTGACCTTGACCTTATCCGGTGTCTTTAGATTGTTGACAAGTTTGCCCATCGGCGCATTGGCACTTGTCCCAGACCAGTACACGTTGGTGATCTCGACAGCCGGTGGCAGAAGCGGTATTGGCTTGTCGTAGCGTTCGGCAAGATACTTCGTCGTAATTTGTTGGCGTCTCTCGTCGTCCAACGGAGGGTCGAACTCGACTATCACGTTTCGCGCGGCCGACTGCCCATAATTCCGCACAACGAAGTCGAACGAAGTGTCACTATTCTCGGCAAGCCGAAAATGCGCCATAACGATTGGGCGGCTGCGTGCTCGACTGTCGCGAGCGGTTGCCGTCAACGCGAGAATGGCAACAATCGCAGTCAGCAGAGTTGCTGCCGCAGACACTGCACCTGCCTCCGTCGACAGCCATGCCCACACAAAGCTCAGAGGGTCAAACGACGAGCCCAATGGGGAGGGCGCCAGAGTCGGAGTCGGTATTGGGGTCGGAGTCGGCATGAGCTGAGGCTAGCGGGAGCCGCGACATTCATCTAAACCCCTTCGTCGGCGTTTATGCGATGGCCTATACCACTCTCAGTTCTGTCCCGACATCGCCGTCCCTGAAGCGTCCCACGAAAACGACCAGATCAGATCAGCTGTAATCACAGCGACGACCATAGAGTTTCTTAGAGTTCTTCGGTGTCCCTGTGGGCAAATTGTGGGCAAAAATGAAAATCGGCGATTTCCACATTTGTGAAAATCGCCTCTGACCAGCTATTTCAACGCACCCGCAAAGTGCCCCTGGAGGGACTCGAACCCCCAACCTTCTCCTTAGGACGGAGCAGCTCTTCCATTGAGCTACAGAGGCCAGCCCTTCCAGCCTACCCGAGGCCGTTGGGGCTCAACGTCAGGCCGCCAGGTAGTCTTGCCAGTCCGCCTGGCCGCCCTCCACGCCACGCACCACCCACGAGCTGTCGTGCGGGGCGCGCGGGGTGAGCTTCAGGGTCCAGCCCATCTCGGCCGGGGTGCGGTCGCCTTTGACGTTGTTGCAGCGGAGGCAGCAGGCGACCAGGTTCTCCCAGCTGTCGGCGCCGCCGCGGGAGCGTGGGAGGACGTGGTCGATCGTCGTCGCCGTCTTGCCGCAGTAGCCGCAGCGGTGGCTGTCTCGGCGCAGCACACCGCGGCGGGAGACCGGCACCTGCCGGCCGTGCGGGATGCGCACGTACCGGGTCAGCAGTATCACCGACGGGCGGTCGTAGCGGCCCG
This genomic stretch from Leifsonia sp. EB41 harbors:
- a CDS encoding helix-turn-helix domain-containing protein, producing MIGMAFADLIRAARSAAGYSQAEIADRADTYQPIVSGVERGKRDTGVASAAHLARAAQHRLLLIPTTHPSAVETAARIADALEEDSRDGAFRALLDLSDGLAKEAPLVVAALVVAQPRSTGSREWDAALSGAVAYRLRQAGLPAASWTKQAITDDRELRAPHLHPLDDAPNVSRVPPEFLERGILIEEGTLASV
- a CDS encoding HNH endonuclease, which produces MKTLVLNAGYEPLAVVSFKRAIVLVMNQKATVLSSDAAHPVWSISGRYDRPSVILLTRYVRIPHGRQVPVSRRGVLRRDSHRCGYCGKTATTIDHVLPRSRGGADSWENLVACCLRCNNVKGDRTPAEMGWTLKLTPRAPHDSSWVVRGVEGGQADWQDYLAA